The proteins below are encoded in one region of Segatella copri:
- a CDS encoding DUF5689 domain-containing protein, whose amino-acid sequence MKKIKFIALAFLALTLGSCMGDGYADPDLTEKVPASPWGNNSLREKNVISIADLKTQFATIINSDNGYKLIEKDMMIKAVVTGNDVSGNIYNQVSVQDASGAIIIAINGSGLSGYLPVGQEILVNLKGLYIGSYKKLPQIGGVNTKLSDGSLGMGKIERAIWNEHFKILNPGEADASTVVPEEFDLTKLTDAAYMEANVCKLMTLKKVKFASANGTNVWAPDDTNTSLELIDAETGKRINKNNLVVRNSGYSKFANEVVPQGVFDITGIFTRFGNTWQIVLRNTDDLKASETGGTLEKPYTVAQALEKINAGTAGDAKVYATGIIVKVKDVDTGTYGNATFVISDDGKDTEGKTLEVFRCFNIDGAKWTEETKGILVPGKKVVVSGTLLDYNGTKEIKGGNLISIK is encoded by the coding sequence ATGAAAAAGATAAAATTCATAGCATTGGCATTCCTGGCACTGACTCTGGGGTCGTGTATGGGCGACGGTTATGCTGACCCAGACCTGACCGAGAAGGTGCCTGCATCTCCATGGGGCAACAACAGCCTGAGGGAGAAGAATGTGATCAGCATAGCAGATTTGAAGACCCAGTTTGCTACGATTATCAACAGCGACAATGGCTACAAGCTGATTGAGAAGGACATGATGATCAAGGCGGTAGTGACGGGCAATGATGTCAGTGGCAATATCTACAACCAGGTGAGCGTACAGGATGCATCCGGCGCAATCATCATTGCCATCAACGGAAGTGGCCTGTCAGGTTATCTTCCTGTTGGTCAGGAGATTCTCGTAAACCTGAAGGGTCTCTATATCGGAAGTTACAAGAAGTTGCCTCAGATTGGCGGTGTGAATACCAAGCTCTCAGATGGAAGTCTGGGTATGGGAAAGATAGAGCGTGCCATCTGGAACGAGCACTTCAAGATTCTGAACCCTGGCGAGGCGGATGCAAGCACGGTAGTGCCAGAGGAGTTTGACCTGACAAAGCTTACTGATGCAGCCTATATGGAGGCTAACGTGTGCAAGCTGATGACCCTGAAGAAAGTGAAGTTTGCTTCTGCCAACGGTACAAACGTATGGGCGCCAGATGATACCAATACGAGTCTGGAACTGATTGATGCCGAAACGGGCAAGAGAATCAACAAAAACAACCTGGTAGTGCGCAACTCGGGTTATTCTAAGTTTGCCAACGAGGTGGTTCCACAGGGCGTATTCGATATCACCGGTATCTTCACCCGATTCGGCAACACCTGGCAGATTGTACTTCGCAACACGGATGATCTGAAGGCATCAGAAACAGGCGGTACATTGGAGAAGCCTTATACCGTGGCTCAGGCACTGGAGAAGATCAATGCCGGTACAGCAGGCGATGCTAAGGTTTATGCTACCGGTATCATCGTAAAGGTGAAAGATGTAGATACTGGCACGTATGGTAACGCTACATTCGTTATCTCTGACGACGGTAAGGATACAGAAGGCAAGACTCTCGAGGTATTCCGTTGCTTCAACATCGATGGTGCAAAGTGGACAGAGGAAACCAAGGGTATCCTTGTACCAGGCAAGAAGGTGGTTGTATCAGGCACCCTGCTTGATTATAACGGCACCAAAGAGATCAAGGGTGGCAATCTCATCTCTATCAAGTAA
- a CDS encoding DUF6359 domain-containing protein, with translation MKKYIFSVLMAAMAAFTFISCEDVPEPYTLPTQPGAPTTPEVATQGTEASPYTVTDAKTVKTGTGKYIKGYIVGYVPDKALNEAIFGDASSAETAPTNILLAAKADEKEVNNCMPIQLPAGDLRTALNLKDNPGNLKKELIICGNIETYFGATGLKSATYAKINGKEIGKKPGDTTPGTDLKGEAKGDGSEANPFNSVAAQKYTAALEAGKATDKEFYIKGKVQSIKEQFSTPYGNGSFYIADDANSTQFYIFRIYYFGGEKWKEGDMTLKEGDEIVVCAKLINYMGNTPETNQGGKLISVNGKTSAGGGEVKPDPDPKPDPTPGEVATGENGGFETWADGKPTNWKTASTAGNATLSQSEDAHSGKYSVKVGGSASANKRLGYKEITLKAGEYKVKFYAKAVTEKGASVRPGIVPVTDGKAGDYIYGEYVNELKNTEWKLVEQTLTISTDGTYCFVIMNAKKPGGDVLIDDFTVTFGSTAIIK, from the coding sequence ATGAAAAAGTATATATTTTCAGTTTTGATGGCGGCTATGGCAGCCTTCACATTCATTAGCTGTGAGGACGTACCAGAGCCTTATACACTGCCTACTCAGCCTGGTGCTCCAACCACTCCTGAGGTGGCAACACAGGGTACAGAAGCCAGCCCTTATACTGTGACTGACGCTAAGACAGTTAAGACAGGCACCGGCAAATATATTAAGGGTTACATTGTAGGTTATGTACCAGACAAGGCACTCAATGAGGCTATCTTCGGTGATGCATCAAGTGCAGAGACAGCTCCAACAAACATTCTGCTCGCTGCCAAGGCTGACGAGAAAGAGGTTAACAACTGTATGCCTATCCAGTTGCCAGCCGGCGATCTCCGCACTGCTCTCAACCTGAAGGATAACCCAGGTAATCTGAAGAAAGAACTCATCATCTGCGGTAATATCGAAACCTATTTCGGAGCTACCGGTTTGAAATCTGCAACATACGCTAAGATTAACGGTAAGGAGATTGGTAAGAAGCCAGGAGATACTACCCCAGGCACAGATTTGAAGGGAGAAGCTAAGGGAGATGGTTCTGAGGCAAACCCATTCAACAGTGTAGCTGCCCAGAAATATACTGCAGCCTTGGAGGCTGGTAAGGCTACCGACAAGGAGTTCTACATCAAGGGTAAGGTACAGAGCATCAAGGAGCAGTTCTCTACACCCTACGGCAACGGATCATTCTATATTGCCGATGATGCCAACAGCACCCAGTTCTACATCTTCCGCATCTACTACTTCGGTGGCGAGAAGTGGAAGGAAGGCGATATGACACTGAAGGAAGGCGACGAGATTGTGGTTTGCGCTAAGCTCATCAACTACATGGGCAACACCCCAGAGACCAACCAGGGCGGTAAACTCATTTCTGTAAACGGTAAGACCAGCGCTGGCGGTGGTGAGGTTAAGCCAGACCCAGACCCTAAGCCAGATCCAACACCAGGCGAGGTAGCAACAGGCGAGAATGGCGGCTTCGAGACTTGGGCAGATGGTAAACCAACCAACTGGAAAACAGCTTCTACTGCAGGCAATGCTACCCTTTCTCAGAGCGAAGACGCTCATAGCGGCAAGTACTCAGTAAAAGTAGGCGGATCTGCTAGTGCGAACAAGCGCTTAGGCTATAAAGAAATAACACTCAAGGCTGGCGAATACAAAGTTAAGTTCTATGCTAAAGCCGTAACAGAAAAAGGCGCTTCTGTCCGTCCAGGTATAGTTCCTGTTACAGATGGAAAAGCAGGCGATTATATATATGGTGAGTACGTTAACGAACTCAAGAATACAGAGTGGAAACTAGTAGAGCAAACACTCACTATTTCTACTGACGGCACATACTGCTTCGTCATAATGAATGCAAAGAAGCCAGGCGGTGATGTTCTCATCGATGACTTCACTGTAACATTTGGCAGCACAGCGATTATCAAGTAA
- a CDS encoding type B 50S ribosomal protein L31, which produces MKKGIHPENYRPVVFKDMSNGDMFLSQSTCKTNDTVEFEGETYPVVKIEISSTSHPFYTGKSKLVDTAGRVDRFMNRYGKLKK; this is translated from the coding sequence ATGAAAAAAGGTATTCATCCAGAGAATTATCGTCCTGTAGTATTCAAGGATATGTCTAACGGCGATATGTTCCTCTCTCAGTCTACATGCAAGACTAACGACACTGTTGAGTTCGAAGGCGAGACTTATCCAGTTGTTAAGATTGAAATCTCTAGCACATCTCACCCATTCTACACAGGTAAGAGCAAGCTCGTTGATACAGCGGGTCGCGTAGACCGCTTCATGAACCGTTACGGCAAATTGAAGAAGTAA